The Anolis carolinensis isolate JA03-04 chromosome 1, rAnoCar3.1.pri, whole genome shotgun sequence genome window below encodes:
- the actr2 gene encoding actin-related protein 2 isoform X1, with protein sequence MDTLGRKVVVCDNGTGFVKCGYAGSNFPEHIFPALVGRPIIRSTAKVGNIEIKNNKKMDLMVGDEASELRSMLEVNYPMENGIVRNWDDMKHLWDYTFGPEKLNIDTKNCKILLTEPPMNPTKNREKIVEVMFETYQFSGVYVAIQAVLTLYAQGLLTGVVVDSGDGVTHICPVYEGFSLPHLTRRLDIAGRDITRYLIKLLLLRGYAFNHSADFETVRMIKEKLCYVGYNIEQEQKLALETTVLVESYTLPDGRIIKVGGERFEAPEALFQPHLINVEGVGVAELLFNTIQAADIDTRSEFYKHIVLSGGSTMYPGLPSRLERELKQLYLERVLKGDVEKLSKFKIRIEDPPRRKHMVFLGGAVLADIMKDKDNFWMTREEYQEKGVRVLEKLGVTVR encoded by the exons ATGGACACTCTGGGCAGGAAGGTGGTCGTCTGCGACAACGGCACCGGG tTTGTGAAATGTGGATATGCGGGATCCAACTTTCCAGAACACATTTTCCCAGCTTTGGTTGGAAGACCAATTATTCGCTCAACTGCAAAAGTGGGAAACATTGAAATCAAG AATAACAAAAAGATG GACCTTATGGTTGGAGATGAAGCAAGTGAGCTGAGGTCGATGTTGGAAGTTAACTATCCCATGGAGAATGGCATTGTCAGGAACTGGGATGATATGAAACATCTTTGGGACTATACTTTTGGACCAGAAAAACTGAACATTGATACAAAGAACTGTAAAATCCTTCTCACAGAACCTCCAATGAATCCAACAAAGAATCGAGAAAAGATTGTAGAG GTAATGTTCGAAACATATCAGTTTTCTGGAGTCTATGTAGCTATTCAAGCAGTTCTCACTCTGTATGCTCAAG GTTTACTGACTGGTGTTGTTGTGGATTCTGGAGATGGAGTTACTCATATTTGTCCAGTATATGAAGGCTTTTCTCTTCCTCATCTCACCAGGAGACTAGATATTGCTGGTAGAGATATTACCAGATACCTCATCAAG CTGCTTTTATTACGAGGCTATGCCTTCAACCATTCTGCTGATTTTGAGACGGTTCGTATGATCAAAGAAAAACTTTGCTATGTGGGCTACAACATAGAACAGGAGCAAAAACTGGCTTTGGAGACAACTGTACTAGTTGAGTCCTACACA CTCCCAGATGGCAGAATTATTAAAGTTGGTGGTGAACGGTTTGAAGCGCCAGAGGCACTCTTCCAGCCTCATTTGATCAACGTGGAGGGGGTTGGTGTTGCTGAGCTTCTTTTCAACACCATCCAAGCTGCTGATATAGACACCAG ATCTGAGTTCTATAAGCATATCGTGTTATCTGGAGGTTCCACTATGTATCCTGGGCTGCCTTCACGACTGGAACGTGAACTTAAGCAGCTTTACCTAGAACGGGTCCTGAAAGGTGATGTCGAAAAACTCTCC AAATTTAAGATCCGTATTGAAGATCCACCTCGTCGAAAGCACATGGTGTTCCTCGGTGGGGCAGTTCTTGCCGATATCATGAAAGACAAAGACAACTTCTGGATGACCAGAGAAGAATACCAAGAAAAGGGGGTGCGTGTGCTGGAGAAGCTTGGTGTGACTGTTCGATAA
- the actr2 gene encoding actin-related protein 2 isoform X2, producing MDTLGRKVVVCDNGTGFVKCGYAGSNFPEHIFPALVGRPIIRSTAKVGNIEIKDLMVGDEASELRSMLEVNYPMENGIVRNWDDMKHLWDYTFGPEKLNIDTKNCKILLTEPPMNPTKNREKIVEVMFETYQFSGVYVAIQAVLTLYAQGLLTGVVVDSGDGVTHICPVYEGFSLPHLTRRLDIAGRDITRYLIKLLLLRGYAFNHSADFETVRMIKEKLCYVGYNIEQEQKLALETTVLVESYTLPDGRIIKVGGERFEAPEALFQPHLINVEGVGVAELLFNTIQAADIDTRSEFYKHIVLSGGSTMYPGLPSRLERELKQLYLERVLKGDVEKLSKFKIRIEDPPRRKHMVFLGGAVLADIMKDKDNFWMTREEYQEKGVRVLEKLGVTVR from the exons ATGGACACTCTGGGCAGGAAGGTGGTCGTCTGCGACAACGGCACCGGG tTTGTGAAATGTGGATATGCGGGATCCAACTTTCCAGAACACATTTTCCCAGCTTTGGTTGGAAGACCAATTATTCGCTCAACTGCAAAAGTGGGAAACATTGAAATCAAG GACCTTATGGTTGGAGATGAAGCAAGTGAGCTGAGGTCGATGTTGGAAGTTAACTATCCCATGGAGAATGGCATTGTCAGGAACTGGGATGATATGAAACATCTTTGGGACTATACTTTTGGACCAGAAAAACTGAACATTGATACAAAGAACTGTAAAATCCTTCTCACAGAACCTCCAATGAATCCAACAAAGAATCGAGAAAAGATTGTAGAG GTAATGTTCGAAACATATCAGTTTTCTGGAGTCTATGTAGCTATTCAAGCAGTTCTCACTCTGTATGCTCAAG GTTTACTGACTGGTGTTGTTGTGGATTCTGGAGATGGAGTTACTCATATTTGTCCAGTATATGAAGGCTTTTCTCTTCCTCATCTCACCAGGAGACTAGATATTGCTGGTAGAGATATTACCAGATACCTCATCAAG CTGCTTTTATTACGAGGCTATGCCTTCAACCATTCTGCTGATTTTGAGACGGTTCGTATGATCAAAGAAAAACTTTGCTATGTGGGCTACAACATAGAACAGGAGCAAAAACTGGCTTTGGAGACAACTGTACTAGTTGAGTCCTACACA CTCCCAGATGGCAGAATTATTAAAGTTGGTGGTGAACGGTTTGAAGCGCCAGAGGCACTCTTCCAGCCTCATTTGATCAACGTGGAGGGGGTTGGTGTTGCTGAGCTTCTTTTCAACACCATCCAAGCTGCTGATATAGACACCAG ATCTGAGTTCTATAAGCATATCGTGTTATCTGGAGGTTCCACTATGTATCCTGGGCTGCCTTCACGACTGGAACGTGAACTTAAGCAGCTTTACCTAGAACGGGTCCTGAAAGGTGATGTCGAAAAACTCTCC AAATTTAAGATCCGTATTGAAGATCCACCTCGTCGAAAGCACATGGTGTTCCTCGGTGGGGCAGTTCTTGCCGATATCATGAAAGACAAAGACAACTTCTGGATGACCAGAGAAGAATACCAAGAAAAGGGGGTGCGTGTGCTGGAGAAGCTTGGTGTGACTGTTCGATAA